The proteins below are encoded in one region of Deinococcus metalli:
- a CDS encoding carboxypeptidase-like regulatory domain-containing protein, with translation MTRPVQAMLAVSGALLLGACNPISSPKPTSTVGAGSQTVAGTLANSVGGKLVAASSITVQTSTGKTLSGVTDGNGKFTLKLDPGVYSIEFKKAGYAASRIEGLRIANGTNDPLNAIQKNVFATTLPVGVPTVTAKYVTGEVGTDFAVNPATVPSFNASAGVSTEVTVTSSDPANSPGNIYVGVGGVPGSGYFGTRVINTPDPKLTTATVKALLVNDPKGSDTLRGVRGATTLYVVAYDTNLNRLERRYPIVITDDQPSTTALPAFATTKALAVTLAQKIGFFSPVRPDGAPTEQSTMWTEVSWTYPKGTTAKPLGYRLWTSDDGTNFRILKTVEGKATVARDGSGSLEAGKTVYYKLEAFNSTESLYSDVMSTTPLDSFTLSDFTPAEARVGVARKPTLGWKVSSLVGDHRNFYVMVNDYPQQSAACFWGQVLCGGDTKDNMFVDDGSTPALKQSGNAYSVAFNANGTALLPALESRHAYTFDVSAAAYSKSGDAVSIAHDYYDIFYTFDTCNFGGPVCEGQVINFTTGDQE, from the coding sequence ATGACCCGACCCGTCCAGGCCATGCTCGCCGTCTCCGGCGCCCTGCTGCTCGGAGCGTGCAACCCGATCAGTTCTCCCAAGCCGACCAGCACTGTCGGCGCCGGCAGCCAGACCGTCGCCGGCACGCTGGCCAACTCGGTGGGTGGCAAACTGGTCGCGGCGAGCAGCATTACCGTGCAGACCTCAACGGGCAAAACATTGAGTGGGGTGACCGACGGCAACGGCAAATTCACCCTGAAACTCGATCCCGGTGTGTACAGCATCGAGTTCAAGAAGGCCGGGTACGCCGCCTCGCGCATCGAGGGCCTGCGGATCGCGAACGGTACCAACGATCCGCTCAATGCCATCCAGAAGAACGTCTTCGCCACCACCCTGCCTGTAGGCGTACCGACGGTTACCGCGAAGTACGTGACGGGAGAGGTGGGCACCGATTTCGCCGTGAATCCCGCAACGGTTCCGAGCTTCAACGCGAGCGCCGGCGTGTCCACCGAGGTGACGGTCACCTCCAGCGACCCGGCCAACAGCCCCGGGAACATCTACGTCGGAGTGGGCGGTGTCCCCGGCTCCGGCTACTTCGGCACCCGCGTCATCAACACGCCGGACCCCAAACTGACCACGGCAACCGTAAAAGCGCTGCTGGTCAACGATCCCAAGGGCAGCGACACCCTGCGTGGCGTACGTGGAGCCACCACGCTGTACGTCGTGGCCTACGACACGAACCTGAACCGGCTGGAACGGCGCTACCCGATCGTGATCACGGACGACCAGCCGAGCACGACCGCCCTGCCGGCCTTCGCGACCACCAAGGCGCTGGCGGTGACGCTCGCCCAGAAGATCGGCTTCTTCTCACCCGTTCGACCGGACGGCGCACCGACCGAGCAGAGCACCATGTGGACCGAGGTTTCCTGGACGTACCCGAAGGGCACGACCGCCAAGCCGCTCGGCTACCGCCTGTGGACGAGTGACGACGGCACAAACTTCCGGATACTCAAGACCGTGGAGGGCAAGGCCACCGTGGCGCGCGATGGCAGCGGCAGCCTGGAAGCCGGCAAGACCGTGTACTACAAGCTTGAGGCCTTCAACAGCACCGAGAGTCTGTATAGCGACGTCATGAGCACGACGCCCCTGGACAGCTTCACCCTGTCGGACTTCACCCCTGCCGAGGCCAGGGTGGGCGTCGCGCGGAAGCCCACACTGGGCTGGAAGGTGTCCAGTCTGGTCGGGGATCACCGCAACTTCTATGTGATGGTGAACGATTACCCGCAGCAGAGTGCGGCGTGCTTCTGGGGTCAGGTGCTGTGTGGCGGCGACACCAAAGACAATATGTTCGTCGATGACGGCAGCACGCCTGCACTGAAGCAGTCGGGCAACGCGTATTCCGTGGCCTTCAATGCCAACGGCACGGCCCTGCTTCCTGCCCTGGAAAGCCGCCACGCCTACACCTTCGACGTGTCGGCCGCGGCATACAGCAAGAGTGGGGACGCAGTCAGCATTGCCCATGACTACTACGACATCTTCTACACCTTTGACACCTGCAACTTCGGCGGCCCGGTGTGCGAGGGACAGGTCATCAACTTCACGACGGGAGATCAGGAATGA
- a CDS encoding alpha/beta hydrolase family protein gives MKAALVLLVPFLLLPASAQSAAALARVDAAQMSIPAARERSYPGSALTVVRTLSAGSNYTRQVVSYQSDGLKIYALLTVPRGTPPKGGWPAIVFNHGYIPPTQYRTTERYVAYQDAFARAGFVTLKSDYRGHGSSQGEALGGYYAPGYTADVMNALGSVKKDPRVNPARIGMWGHSMGGFLSLRAMVIDRSVKAGVIWGGVVGDYDEMMNGWPHRAPASIPQRVLNLRRVAVEKYGTPKANPAFWNTLSATSYLKDLGGPIQLHIGSADEEVPVAFHTSLTARLKAAGKGVQSYVYPGGNHNLSQYLNTALSRSVAFFKANL, from the coding sequence ATGAAAGCTGCGCTCGTGCTGCTCGTGCCGTTCCTGCTGCTTCCCGCCAGCGCCCAGTCCGCCGCGGCGCTCGCCCGGGTGGACGCGGCGCAGATGAGCATTCCCGCCGCGCGGGAGCGCAGCTATCCGGGCAGCGCCCTGACGGTGGTCCGCACCCTGAGCGCCGGATCAAACTACACGCGGCAGGTCGTGAGCTACCAGTCCGACGGCCTGAAGATCTATGCGCTGCTGACGGTGCCACGCGGCACGCCGCCGAAAGGTGGGTGGCCAGCCATCGTCTTCAACCACGGGTACATTCCGCCGACCCAGTACCGCACCACTGAACGGTATGTCGCGTACCAGGACGCCTTCGCGCGGGCCGGGTTCGTCACCCTGAAGAGCGACTACCGCGGGCACGGCAGCTCTCAGGGCGAGGCGCTGGGCGGGTACTACGCGCCGGGCTACACGGCCGACGTGATGAACGCGCTGGGCAGCGTGAAGAAGGACCCCCGCGTGAATCCCGCGCGCATCGGCATGTGGGGCCACTCGATGGGCGGTTTCCTGTCCCTGCGCGCCATGGTGATCGACCGCAGCGTCAAGGCCGGCGTGATCTGGGGCGGCGTGGTCGGGGACTACGACGAGATGATGAACGGCTGGCCGCACCGCGCGCCGGCCAGCATTCCGCAGCGGGTGCTGAACCTGCGCCGGGTGGCCGTGGAGAAGTACGGCACGCCGAAGGCCAACCCGGCGTTCTGGAACACGCTGAGCGCCACGTCGTACCTCAAGGACCTAGGCGGTCCCATCCAGCTGCACATCGGGTCGGCCGACGAGGAGGTGCCCGTCGCGTTCCACACGTCGCTGACGGCCCGACTGAAGGCCGCCGGAAAGGGCGTGCAGAGTTACGTGTACCCCGGTGGCAACCACAACCTCAGCCAGTATCTGAACACGGCGCTGAGCCGCTCCGTGGCCTTCTTCAAGGCGAACCTGTGA
- a CDS encoding alpha/beta hydrolase family protein: MRALLRLAALLAVAGGGYLAVTQPQDLPFTVPWGPAATDPARAPAAAAPAQPSDSGSDAATMLSDPFGQVTDAAIRAAVARQPISIPALRARSYPGSALTVVRTLNAGPNYTRQVVSYQSDGLKIYALLTVPRGTPPKGGWPAIVFNHGYIPPAEYRTTERYVAYQDAFARAGYVTLKSDYRGHGSSEGAALGGYDDPGYTIDVLNAAASVKKDPRVNAKRLGMWGHSMGGQLTLRAMLVDPDIRAASVWAGVVASYDVLATEWRVPGGEARPALDSVNRRYLRALSPNASLRDLRGRPIQQHHGTADEDVPYAFQKDLADDLRAAGQPTQAYRYPGDNHNLSRNLNLALARSVQFFKATL, translated from the coding sequence GTGAGGGCGCTGCTGCGACTGGCCGCGCTACTCGCAGTGGCGGGCGGCGGGTATCTGGCGGTGACCCAGCCTCAGGACCTGCCCTTCACGGTGCCGTGGGGGCCGGCGGCGACCGACCCGGCCCGCGCGCCCGCTGCGGCGGCGCCGGCCCAGCCGTCAGACAGCGGCTCTGACGCCGCAACCATGCTCAGCGATCCCTTCGGGCAGGTCACCGACGCGGCCATCCGGGCGGCGGTGGCGCGGCAGCCGATCTCGATTCCCGCCCTGCGGGCACGGTCGTACCCCGGCAGCGCCCTGACTGTGGTGCGTACCCTGAATGCTGGACCGAACTACACGCGGCAGGTCGTGAGTTACCAGTCCGACGGGCTGAAGATCTACGCGCTGCTGACGGTGCCACGCGGCACGCCGCCGAAGGGAGGGTGGCCAGCCATCGTGTTCAACCATGGGTATATTCCGCCCGCCGAGTACCGCACCACCGAGCGCTACGTGGCATATCAGGACGCGTTTGCCCGTGCGGGCTACGTGACCCTCAAGAGCGACTACCGTGGGCACGGCAGCAGCGAGGGCGCGGCGCTCGGCGGGTACGACGACCCGGGGTACACCATCGACGTGCTGAACGCCGCCGCCAGCGTGAAGAAGGACCCGCGCGTGAACGCGAAGCGGCTGGGCATGTGGGGCCACTCCATGGGCGGCCAGCTGACGCTGCGCGCCATGCTGGTCGATCCGGACATCCGGGCGGCGTCGGTGTGGGCGGGCGTGGTCGCCAGCTACGACGTGCTGGCGACCGAATGGCGCGTGCCGGGCGGCGAGGCCCGGCCGGCGCTGGACAGCGTGAACCGCCGCTACCTGCGCGCCCTGAGCCCCAACGCGTCCCTGCGCGACCTGCGGGGCCGCCCCATCCAGCAGCATCACGGCACCGCCGATGAGGACGTGCCGTACGCGTTCCAGAAGGACCTCGCGGACGACCTGCGCGCCGCCGGACAGCCCACCCAGGCGTACCGCTACCCCGGCGACAACCACAACCTCAGCCGGAACCTGAACCTCGCCCTGGCGCGCAGCGTGCAGTTCTTCAAGGCGACGCTCTGA